The proteins below are encoded in one region of Metabacillus dongyingensis:
- a CDS encoding DegV family protein, with protein sequence MTVHIVADSACDLPLEFYEKHGVTLLPLGVHIEENDYRDLVTISPKEVYDAMREGKIAKTTQISPLDVKETFTEFAKKKVPVLYVAFSSELSGTYQTAVMIGNEVKEEYPDFELSIVDSKCASLGLGLSVKYAVDLASKGNTLQEIEASVKDFCEHTEHIFTVDNLEYLARGGRISKASAFVGGLLNIKPLLHVEGGKLIPLEKLRGRKKVFRRVIELMKERGVNLESQTIAISHGDDEVSAKEIKAMIETEFHPKEVYINTVGCSVGAHSGPGTIAIFFSNKPIS encoded by the coding sequence ATGACGGTCCATATCGTCGCAGACAGCGCATGCGATCTGCCGCTTGAATTTTATGAGAAACACGGCGTAACACTTCTCCCTCTTGGTGTACATATTGAGGAAAATGACTATCGCGATTTAGTCACGATTTCCCCTAAAGAAGTATACGACGCGATGCGTGAAGGGAAAATAGCTAAAACGACTCAAATCTCTCCTCTTGATGTAAAAGAGACATTCACTGAATTTGCTAAGAAAAAAGTGCCGGTATTGTATGTTGCTTTTTCATCGGAGCTTTCCGGAACCTATCAGACTGCTGTCATGATTGGAAACGAAGTCAAAGAAGAATATCCTGATTTTGAGCTTTCCATTGTGGATTCCAAATGTGCTTCCCTTGGCCTTGGACTTTCAGTTAAATATGCAGTTGACCTGGCCAGTAAAGGAAACACTCTGCAAGAAATTGAAGCTTCTGTAAAAGACTTTTGTGAACATACAGAGCACATCTTCACCGTCGACAACTTAGAATATTTAGCAAGAGGCGGCAGAATCAGCAAAGCATCTGCCTTTGTAGGCGGTCTTCTCAACATCAAACCGCTTCTGCATGTTGAAGGCGGCAAGCTGATTCCGCTTGAAAAACTAAGAGGCCGGAAAAAAGTTTTCCGAAGGGTCATCGAGCTGATGAAAGAGCGGGGCGTAAATCTTGAAAGTCAGACCATCGCCATCAGTCACGGGGATGATGAGGTCTCCGCCAAGGAAATAAAAGCAATGATTGAAACTGAATTTCATCCGAAAGAAGTATATATAAACACAGTCGGCTGTTCAGTTGGAGCGCATTCCGGACCTGGCACGATTGCCATTTTCTTTTCAAACAAACCGATCTCATAA
- a CDS encoding YitT family protein, whose product MVYDEVKKTVVVIFGALLNAVGLNLFMIPADVYASGFTGIAQLLSSVIKEYTPLYISTGVLLLLLNIPVAILGWRKVGKSFTLYSLLSVAATTVFLSIVPLYPLSEDILLNAVFGGVIVAIGVGITLKYGASTGGLDIVAMILSRMKDKPVGTYFFILNGIIIFTAGLLYGWEKALYTLVTLYASTRVIDTIHTRHEKLTAMIITKKADDLKKAIHAKMVRGITMVPAKGAFTNEQKDLLMIVITRYELYDLEKIIKEVDPKAFTNIIQTTGIFGFFRKE is encoded by the coding sequence ATGGTTTATGATGAAGTAAAAAAAACGGTTGTCGTTATTTTTGGAGCGCTGCTGAATGCTGTCGGCCTGAATTTATTCATGATTCCTGCTGATGTTTATGCGAGCGGATTTACCGGCATCGCCCAGCTTTTATCAAGTGTAATTAAAGAATACACCCCCCTTTACATATCGACAGGGGTGCTTCTGCTCCTTCTTAACATTCCAGTAGCCATTCTCGGATGGAGAAAAGTTGGGAAATCGTTCACGCTGTACAGTTTACTTAGTGTAGCAGCCACCACAGTATTCTTATCAATCGTCCCTTTATATCCTTTGTCGGAGGATATTTTGCTTAACGCTGTATTTGGAGGCGTCATTGTTGCGATTGGCGTAGGCATTACGCTTAAATATGGTGCTTCAACAGGCGGACTCGATATTGTAGCTATGATCCTTTCGAGAATGAAGGATAAACCTGTCGGCACTTATTTCTTTATCTTAAACGGAATTATCATTTTTACAGCGGGATTGCTATATGGATGGGAAAAAGCGCTTTACACTCTTGTTACGCTTTATGCTTCAACACGTGTTATTGATACAATTCATACACGACATGAAAAATTGACAGCCATGATCATTACAAAAAAAGCTGATGATCTAAAAAAGGCCATTCATGCTAAAATGGTAAGAGGGATTACAATGGTTCCTGCTAAAGGTGCTTTTACAAACGAGCAAAAGGACCTGCTGATGATTGTGATCACACGCTATGAGCTTTATGATTTAGAAAAAATCATTAAGGAAGTTGATCCAAAGGCATTTACAAATATCATTCAAACAACAGGAATCTTTGGTTTCTTCCGCAAAGAATAG
- a CDS encoding YajQ family cyclic di-GMP-binding protein — translation MAKDSSFDIVSKVDMPEVTNAITMTMKEIGTRYDFKGSKSSISLEKEEIVLVSDDEFKMDQLKDVFISKLIKRNVATRNIDYGKIEGASGGTIRQRAKLIQGIDKDNAKKINAIIKNSGLKVKTQVQDDQVRVTGKNKDDLQQVIAAVRGADLPIDVQFINFR, via the coding sequence ATGGCGAAAGACAGTTCTTTTGATATTGTTTCAAAGGTGGATATGCCTGAGGTGACGAATGCAATTACGATGACAATGAAGGAAATTGGCACCCGCTATGATTTTAAAGGGAGCAAAAGCAGCATTTCTCTTGAAAAAGAAGAGATTGTTTTAGTTTCAGATGATGAGTTTAAAATGGATCAGTTAAAGGATGTTTTTATTTCTAAATTGATAAAGCGCAATGTAGCGACACGAAATATTGATTACGGAAAAATCGAAGGTGCATCGGGCGGAACGATTCGCCAGCGCGCTAAGCTCATTCAGGGTATTGATAAGGATAATGCAAAAAAGATTAATGCCATTATTAAAAATTCCGGATTAAAAGTAAAAACCCAGGTTCAGGACGATCAGGTCCGTGTGACCGGCAAAAATAAGGACGACCTTCAGCAGGTGATCGCAGCCGTTCGCGGAGCCGACCTGCCGATAGATGTTCAATTCATTAATTTCAGATAA
- a CDS encoding S1 RNA-binding domain-containing protein: MNPGTFMTLSIDEKLDYGYYLTDGESRVLLHKTEITEPIDDKEEVEVYLIVDHEDRLAATMKKPKITEDHYDWVEVVSVREDMGAFVDIGLSKDALVANDILPAFIEVWPEEGDMLYCSLKVTKNGRFFTKLATEDVMQENIVSAEGAANNQTVTGRVYRMIIAGSYIITEEGYKGFIHSSQRKREPRLGELVTGRVIEVKDDGTINVSLLPRKHEALDEDAQQLYDYMESRGGAMPFFDKSDPEDIKERFNMSKGAFKRAIGSLMKAGKVYQEDGWTYFKKEQ; the protein is encoded by the coding sequence ATGAATCCAGGAACGTTTATGACGCTTTCGATAGATGAAAAATTAGATTATGGCTATTATTTAACAGATGGGGAAAGCCGTGTGCTCCTTCATAAAACGGAAATCACGGAACCGATTGATGACAAAGAAGAAGTAGAGGTTTATTTAATTGTTGATCATGAAGACCGTCTTGCTGCAACAATGAAGAAACCGAAAATTACCGAGGATCATTACGACTGGGTTGAAGTTGTAAGCGTAAGAGAAGACATGGGAGCGTTTGTTGATATTGGTTTATCCAAGGATGCCCTAGTAGCAAACGATATCCTTCCAGCGTTTATCGAGGTTTGGCCTGAAGAGGGGGACATGCTTTATTGTTCTTTGAAGGTAACGAAAAATGGCAGGTTTTTCACGAAGCTTGCAACGGAAGATGTCATGCAGGAGAATATCGTATCAGCAGAAGGTGCAGCCAACAATCAAACTGTGACAGGCAGAGTTTACAGAATGATTATTGCCGGCTCATATATTATTACAGAAGAAGGCTACAAAGGATTTATTCACTCTTCGCAGCGTAAAAGAGAGCCTCGTTTAGGCGAGCTGGTAACAGGACGTGTAATTGAAGTGAAAGACGATGGAACAATCAACGTATCTCTGCTTCCCAGAAAGCATGAAGCATTGGATGAGGATGCACAGCAGCTTTATGATTACATGGAATCAAGAGGCGGAGCGATGCCATTTTTCGATAAGAGCGACCCAGAGGATATTAAAGAACGCTTTAACATGAGCAAAGGCGCGTTCAAGCGTGCAATCGGATCATTAATGAAAGCTGGGAAAGTTTATCAGGAAGACGGCTGGACATATTTCAAAAAGGAACAGTAA
- a CDS encoding metal-sulfur cluster assembly factor yields the protein MEEALKENIYGALELVVDPELGVDIVNLGLVYDVELDENGTALVTMTLTSMGCPLAGTIIDQVKTALRDIPEIKETEVNIVWNPPWTKDRMSRIAKIALGVQ from the coding sequence ATGGAAGAAGCATTAAAAGAAAATATATATGGAGCGCTTGAACTTGTCGTTGACCCGGAGCTTGGTGTTGACATTGTGAATCTTGGACTTGTTTATGATGTAGAGCTTGACGAGAACGGCACAGCGCTTGTCACGATGACCTTAACTTCAATGGGCTGTCCGCTTGCCGGGACAATCATTGATCAAGTAAAAACAGCCTTGCGTGATATTCCTGAAATTAAAGAAACAGAAGTAAACATCGTCTGGAATCCGCCTTGGACAAAAGACAGAATGAGCCGAATCGCAAAAATAGCATTAGGCGTGCAGTGA
- a CDS encoding BsuPI-related putative proteinase inhibitor, with the protein MKKLVFIMLGLLFLVGCGQTAENKDEAEEVSGDVETKEVQLAVETKESPESVQINITLKNNTDEEKNFEFSSGQKYEIIITDPNGAEVYKYSKGRMFTQALQYLKLPSGESQTWQETWDKKSAGNKIEAGEYTVKVLLTGKAEGVKALEAKAKFTVTE; encoded by the coding sequence ATGAAAAAGCTTGTATTCATTATGCTGGGCTTATTATTTCTTGTCGGCTGCGGTCAAACTGCTGAAAATAAGGATGAAGCGGAAGAGGTGTCCGGTGACGTGGAAACGAAAGAAGTTCAATTAGCTGTTGAGACGAAGGAAAGCCCTGAAAGTGTGCAAATCAATATCACTCTAAAAAACAATACAGATGAAGAAAAGAATTTCGAGTTCTCATCAGGACAGAAATATGAAATTATCATTACAGATCCAAACGGAGCAGAAGTGTACAAATATTCAAAGGGAAGAATGTTCACTCAAGCACTGCAGTATCTAAAGCTGCCTTCAGGAGAGAGTCAAACCTGGCAGGAAACATGGGACAAGAAAAGTGCAGGGAATAAAATTGAAGCCGGTGAATACACAGTAAAGGTTTTATTAACCGGAAAAGCAGAAGGTGTAAAAGCCTTAGAAGCAAAAGCTAAATTCACGGTAACTGAATAA
- a CDS encoding BMP family lipoprotein, with protein MKRKHIAVLLSFCITILLAGCGQAAMESNADEKIKVGIMLSDVGLGDQSFSDSAFGGLIKSRDELGILFDYREIKDTGTYEKGLTELVEEGNDLVIGLGFMVQEDLEKTAKKYPKQKFILIDAISELDNITSITFKEDEGSFLAGVVAAMTSKSNTVGFIGGADVPLINKFADGFSEGAKAVKPDIAIITEYANDFGNDKLGSEIAKKMIGNKADVLYAAAGFTGVGALKAAQESRIYAIGVDSDQYFYAEKSVITSMLKNVDVGIYQLLKEYARENKVPEGHIELGLKDNGVQLAPIRVISLTDEQRKTLDEWQKKLAEGN; from the coding sequence ATGAAAAGAAAACATATTGCTGTGCTGCTTTCATTTTGCATCACGATTTTGCTTGCAGGCTGCGGACAAGCTGCAATGGAAAGCAATGCAGATGAAAAGATAAAGGTTGGGATTATGCTGTCTGACGTCGGACTGGGAGATCAGTCATTTAGTGATTCAGCATTTGGCGGACTAATTAAATCCCGTGATGAGCTTGGAATCTTATTTGATTATAGGGAAATTAAAGATACTGGCACCTATGAAAAGGGGTTGACTGAATTAGTTGAAGAAGGCAATGACCTTGTTATCGGACTGGGTTTTATGGTTCAGGAGGATCTTGAGAAGACGGCGAAAAAATATCCGAAACAGAAATTTATATTAATTGATGCGATTTCAGAGCTGGATAACATCACGTCGATTACGTTTAAAGAGGATGAGGGAAGCTTTTTGGCAGGAGTTGTTGCCGCCATGACATCAAAATCGAATACTGTAGGATTTATTGGAGGAGCGGATGTTCCGCTTATCAATAAGTTTGCAGATGGATTTTCAGAAGGTGCTAAAGCGGTTAAACCGGATATTGCCATTATCACGGAATATGCCAATGATTTCGGCAACGATAAACTTGGCAGTGAAATAGCGAAAAAAATGATTGGCAATAAGGCTGATGTTTTATATGCTGCTGCTGGCTTTACCGGAGTAGGGGCACTAAAAGCAGCACAAGAAAGCCGTATTTACGCAATTGGAGTTGACAGCGATCAGTATTTTTACGCTGAGAAATCAGTGATAACCTCTATGCTCAAGAATGTAGACGTGGGTATCTACCAGCTGCTTAAGGAGTATGCAAGAGAAAATAAGGTTCCTGAAGGACATATAGAATTAGGTTTAAAAGACAATGGTGTTCAGCTGGCGCCAATCCGCGTTATTTCGCTTACGGATGAACAGCGGAAAACTCTTGATGAATGGCAGAAAAAATTAGCAGAAGGCAACTAG
- a CDS encoding DUF3813 family protein, with protein MGNQLFQAARKAVEKAGEVLSGKMNDDHNHQQNQFSQHDDSQQNQYSSQHQSQNGAQNSHQGVDADAKAKAEGALMSAFANASPAEQKQLSELQDELKNM; from the coding sequence ATGGGCAATCAACTATTTCAGGCAGCAAGAAAAGCGGTAGAAAAGGCTGGCGAGGTTTTAAGCGGCAAGATGAATGACGATCATAATCATCAGCAGAACCAATTCAGCCAGCATGATGACAGTCAGCAAAATCAGTATTCAAGTCAGCACCAAAGCCAAAATGGCGCACAGAACAGCCACCAGGGCGTAGATGCAGACGCAAAAGCAAAAGCAGAAGGTGCACTCATGTCCGCCTTTGCAAACGCTTCTCCTGCGGAACAAAAACAGCTAAGCGAACTTCAAGACGAATTGAAGAATATGTAG
- a CDS encoding methyl-accepting chemotaxis protein, with protein MSLKKKLLLNSLSIIIMATLMIGFIIVNMLSIQSSNQNEVPVLLNIEKLQGELTVTKQSLNNFAFSLTDAQKEETLQSLQRNEKLIEEINQTAKDKNTKQAFQKASIKFKAFKEETGQALNQKNQAEAKRQSVRVDGISNDVHLMNFYSNERYEMLQENLKKQIEFVILSAIIGTALLILLSSYIVIRMTNAITKPLKGLSHQASEIANGNLAVAAISYKGKDEIAALNDSFTSMTHQLKGLLFSIDSVSKEVEGFAKDLEGENRALTEISNQVAVSTDELSAGSQSISSDLQDAVTLIERMDFDFSVNVTRSEQSVQYGKETVNAITSGQSAIKAQRLLIQENMNTTRQIEESTRTFIGYMTKIEDMAKVVSNIADQTNLLALNAAIEAARAGEAGKGFAVVAAEVRKLAEESTGATSQIFEMVSLIQSGISSISESVVNGVSIAQKQQNGMDHTTSAFEAIDHKVKGITSELNDLKSGILNSKKLGEQVLQNVESISAVVEETAAGSEQISASTTEQLLAFEKMVEKVIELRQLTDDLNQTLSKFKLQ; from the coding sequence GTGTCACTTAAGAAAAAACTTTTGCTGAATTCACTCAGCATCATTATTATGGCAACTTTGATGATTGGTTTTATTATCGTGAATATGCTTTCCATTCAATCATCTAATCAAAATGAGGTTCCTGTTCTGCTAAATATTGAAAAGCTGCAGGGAGAGCTTACTGTAACAAAACAAAGTCTGAACAACTTTGCCTTTTCATTGACAGATGCTCAAAAAGAAGAGACTCTTCAATCACTTCAGAGAAATGAAAAACTGATTGAAGAAATAAATCAAACCGCGAAGGATAAAAATACAAAACAAGCATTTCAAAAGGCTTCAATTAAATTTAAAGCTTTTAAAGAAGAAACAGGCCAGGCTCTGAATCAAAAAAATCAAGCAGAAGCCAAGCGCCAGTCTGTTCGTGTTGATGGGATTTCCAATGATGTGCACTTGATGAATTTTTATTCGAATGAACGATATGAGATGCTTCAGGAGAACTTGAAAAAACAAATCGAATTCGTTATATTATCGGCAATAATCGGTACAGCTCTTTTAATTTTATTATCTTCTTATATTGTGATTCGAATGACAAATGCCATTACAAAGCCTCTCAAAGGGCTTTCCCATCAGGCAAGTGAAATTGCAAATGGAAATTTGGCAGTGGCTGCTATTTCCTATAAGGGAAAAGATGAAATAGCAGCACTGAATGATTCTTTCACTTCAATGACACATCAGCTTAAAGGACTTCTATTCTCAATCGACAGCGTGAGTAAAGAAGTAGAAGGTTTTGCAAAAGATCTCGAGGGAGAGAACAGAGCATTAACTGAAATCAGTAATCAGGTAGCTGTTTCTACAGATGAATTATCTGCAGGATCACAATCGATCTCCTCCGATCTTCAAGATGCGGTTACTTTGATTGAGAGAATGGATTTTGATTTCAGCGTAAATGTAACCCGGTCTGAGCAATCCGTTCAATATGGAAAAGAAACGGTGAATGCCATCACATCAGGACAGAGCGCGATTAAAGCACAGCGGCTGCTTATTCAGGAGAATATGAATACGACCCGGCAAATTGAAGAATCAACAAGAACATTTATTGGGTATATGACGAAAATAGAAGATATGGCTAAGGTTGTTTCAAATATTGCGGATCAGACGAATCTGCTCGCTTTAAATGCCGCCATTGAGGCTGCGCGTGCCGGTGAGGCAGGCAAAGGTTTTGCTGTTGTTGCTGCTGAAGTGAGAAAGCTTGCAGAAGAATCCACCGGTGCAACATCTCAAATATTTGAAATGGTAAGTTTAATTCAGTCAGGAATATCCAGTATTTCAGAATCTGTTGTGAATGGGGTATCGATTGCTCAAAAACAGCAGAACGGAATGGATCATACAACAAGTGCTTTTGAAGCTATCGATCATAAAGTAAAAGGAATTACATCCGAATTGAATGATTTAAAATCAGGTATATTGAATTCCAAGAAACTTGGAGAACAAGTGCTGCAAAATGTAGAAAGCATCAGTGCCGTTGTAGAAGAGACAGCAGCAGGAAGCGAGCAAATTTCTGCTTCGACAACTGAACAGCTCCTCGCATTCGAAAAAATGGTGGAAAAAGTGATTGAACTCAGACAGCTGACAGATGATTTAAATCAGACGCTTTCGAAGTTTAAGCTTCAATAA
- a CDS encoding Cof-type HAD-IIB family hydrolase: MTTKPYLIALDLDGTLLKDDKTISAYSKEIIKKAKEAGHIVCISTGRPYRASSMYYEELGLDTPIVNFNGAFVHHPKDDKWGAFHTTLSLDVVKQIVEVCEKHNVNNILAEVMDHVYFHYHDEKLLDIFTMNTSDITVGDLRKNLGDDVTSILIHASEEEVDNIRNYLSDVHAELVDHRRWAAPWHVIEIIKHGMNKAVGLKKIADSYNIPAERIIAFGDEDNDLEMLKYAGQGVAMGNAIPELKKVANRETKTNEEDGIAIYLKDTLSL; this comes from the coding sequence ATGACAACAAAACCTTATTTAATCGCCCTTGATTTAGATGGTACTTTATTAAAAGATGATAAAACGATTTCTGCTTATTCAAAAGAAATCATTAAAAAAGCAAAAGAAGCAGGACATATTGTCTGCATTTCAACAGGACGGCCGTATCGTGCCAGTTCAATGTATTACGAGGAGCTTGGACTCGATACGCCAATCGTCAACTTTAACGGAGCATTCGTCCATCATCCAAAAGATGATAAGTGGGGAGCGTTTCACACAACTCTTTCCTTAGATGTTGTAAAGCAAATCGTTGAAGTGTGCGAAAAGCACAACGTCAATAATATACTTGCTGAAGTAATGGATCATGTGTATTTCCATTATCACGACGAAAAACTTCTGGATATTTTCACAATGAATACTTCAGACATCACAGTTGGAGACCTGCGTAAAAATCTTGGAGATGATGTAACAAGTATTCTAATCCATGCTTCTGAGGAAGAAGTGGACAATATCCGCAACTACTTATCAGATGTTCATGCTGAGCTTGTCGATCACAGACGCTGGGCTGCCCCGTGGCACGTTATTGAGATCATCAAGCACGGAATGAATAAAGCCGTGGGATTAAAAAAAATTGCTGATTCGTACAACATTCCCGCAGAAAGAATCATTGCATTCGGCGATGAAGACAATGATCTTGAAATGCTGAAATATGCTGGTCAGGGTGTTGCAATGGGTAATGCCATTCCTGAACTCAAGAAGGTTGCGAACAGAGAAACGAAAACAAATGAAGAGGATGGCATTGCCATTTACTTAAAGGACACCTTGTCGCTATAA
- a CDS encoding alpha/beta fold hydrolase produces MIAVEKMNAAGIPLLHVVKDSAKNEKTPFVIFVHGFTSAKEHNLHYAYLLAEKGIRVVLPDALHHGERSENLAGLELNMQFWSIVINEINELQIIKDYFENEKLIDPGQIGVAGTSMGGIVTLGALTQYKWIKAAASLMGSPYYEQFSRQQIQYIQKMGIKVPLTDEELEQHFLSLQAYDLSIHTEKLAARPLLFWHGKKDQVVPFDPTYTFFQEIKSSYEEKPEYLKFIADTNADHKVSREGLIATVDWFADFLLESR; encoded by the coding sequence ATGATCGCTGTTGAAAAAATGAATGCAGCAGGTATTCCATTACTTCATGTGGTAAAGGATTCTGCCAAAAATGAAAAAACGCCGTTTGTCATTTTTGTCCACGGTTTTACAAGCGCGAAGGAACATAACCTGCACTATGCCTACCTGCTTGCTGAAAAAGGAATTCGTGTTGTACTGCCGGATGCCCTGCATCACGGAGAAAGAAGTGAAAATCTTGCAGGACTAGAGTTAAATATGCAATTTTGGAGCATTGTAATAAATGAAATTAATGAATTGCAGATAATTAAGGACTATTTTGAAAATGAAAAACTGATTGATCCCGGTCAAATCGGTGTTGCAGGAACTTCCATGGGCGGGATTGTGACCCTTGGAGCATTGACGCAATACAAATGGATCAAAGCAGCTGCAAGCTTAATGGGAAGTCCTTATTATGAACAGTTTTCCCGGCAGCAAATACAATATATACAAAAAATGGGCATTAAAGTTCCGCTCACTGATGAAGAGCTTGAGCAGCACTTCTTAAGTCTGCAGGCTTATGATTTAAGTATACATACTGAAAAGCTCGCAGCACGTCCATTATTATTCTGGCACGGTAAGAAGGATCAGGTCGTTCCTTTTGATCCGACCTACACGTTTTTCCAGGAAATCAAATCGTCCTATGAGGAAAAGCCTGAATATCTGAAATTTATCGCAGATACTAATGCAGATCATAAAGTTTCAAGAGAAGGACTTATTGCAACTGTCGACTGGTTTGCCGATTTTTTACTTGAAAGCAGATAA
- a CDS encoding bifunctional homocysteine S-methyltransferase/methylenetetrahydrofolate reductase: protein MTLLNDLQKKILIGDGAMGTLLYSHGVDRCFEELNLSKPDEILNVHKAYIAAGADVIQTNTYGANYIKLSRYGLEDEVRAINRTAVQIAKKAAAGNNTYVLGTIGGIRAFKKNAYSLEDIKRNFREQLYLMLSEEVSGLLLETYYDLEEIKTVLEIARKETNIPIITNISLHEIGVLQDGTPLQEGLSQLEALGADVVGLNCRLGPYHMLSSLEEIPLPERAFLSVYPNSSLPTLEEGRLVYGSGEKYFAESALAFRNQGARLIGGCCGTTPIHIEAMAAALKGLPPVTEKKVKIRKKEISVTSAAERKYPPLPEIVNKKRSLIVELDPPKKLGLDKFIKGAKALQAAGIDALTLADNSLASPRISNVAVGSIVQQTLGLRSLIHITCRDRNLIGLQSHLMGLHTLGLTDVLAITGDPSKIGDFPGATSVYDLSSFDLISLIKQFNDGLSYSGKPLGEKTNFSVAAAFNPNVKYLDKAVKRLEKKIACGADYFISQPIYSEKQLIDVYEETKHLTVPIYIGIMPLTSSRNAEFIHNEIPGITLSDSIRERMARAGDNREKAYQEGLAISKRLIDAAFDLFNGIYLITPFLNYELTVELTNYIHKKQIEVNERKITHV, encoded by the coding sequence TTGACACTTTTAAACGATTTACAGAAGAAGATCCTGATTGGCGACGGAGCAATGGGAACATTGCTTTACTCACACGGAGTTGACAGGTGTTTTGAAGAATTGAATTTATCGAAGCCTGATGAAATATTAAATGTTCATAAGGCGTATATTGCAGCCGGTGCAGATGTCATTCAGACAAATACTTACGGTGCAAACTATATTAAACTATCAAGATATGGACTTGAAGATGAAGTGAGAGCAATTAACCGTACTGCCGTTCAGATTGCTAAAAAAGCAGCAGCCGGCAATAACACCTATGTTCTTGGAACAATAGGCGGCATCCGTGCTTTCAAGAAAAATGCCTATTCCCTTGAGGACATTAAACGAAATTTCAGAGAACAGCTTTACCTTATGCTCAGTGAAGAGGTAAGCGGTCTGCTGCTTGAAACCTATTATGATCTTGAAGAAATTAAAACCGTATTAGAGATCGCCAGAAAAGAAACGAATATCCCGATTATTACAAACATCTCCCTTCACGAAATTGGAGTCTTGCAGGATGGAACACCCCTGCAAGAAGGCCTTTCTCAGCTTGAGGCCCTTGGTGCTGACGTTGTCGGTCTGAATTGCAGACTTGGTCCTTACCATATGCTTTCATCACTTGAAGAAATTCCGCTCCCGGAAAGAGCGTTCTTATCTGTTTATCCCAACAGCAGCTTGCCTACTCTTGAAGAAGGAAGACTTGTCTATGGCTCTGGAGAAAAATATTTTGCAGAAAGCGCTCTAGCCTTCAGAAATCAGGGAGCAAGACTAATTGGAGGCTGCTGCGGCACAACCCCAATCCACATCGAAGCAATGGCAGCAGCGCTTAAAGGACTCCCTCCAGTTACAGAAAAGAAAGTTAAAATAAGAAAGAAAGAGATTTCTGTCACGTCTGCAGCGGAAAGAAAGTACCCTCCCCTGCCGGAAATAGTCAATAAAAAGCGCTCTCTGATTGTAGAACTCGATCCTCCTAAAAAGCTTGGGCTGGACAAATTTATAAAAGGTGCAAAAGCACTGCAAGCTGCTGGAATCGATGCCTTAACACTTGCAGACAACTCACTTGCATCACCGAGAATAAGCAATGTGGCTGTAGGGTCCATCGTTCAGCAAACACTTGGACTCAGGTCCTTAATTCATATTACATGCCGCGACCGCAACTTAATTGGCCTTCAATCTCATTTAATGGGTCTTCATACGCTGGGACTTACGGATGTGCTGGCGATTACGGGCGATCCATCAAAAATCGGGGATTTTCCGGGAGCTACTTCCGTTTATGATCTTTCATCATTTGATTTGATCAGCTTAATTAAACAATTTAACGATGGTCTTTCTTATTCAGGAAAACCTCTTGGGGAAAAAACCAATTTTTCAGTTGCCGCTGCGTTTAATCCCAATGTTAAATATCTAGATAAAGCGGTAAAAAGACTGGAGAAGAAAATTGCCTGCGGTGCAGATTATTTCATTTCACAGCCAATTTACTCAGAAAAACAGCTGATTGATGTTTATGAGGAAACGAAGCACTTAACCGTTCCGATTTATATCGGCATTATGCCGCTCACAAGCAGCCGCAATGCAGAATTTATCCATAACGAAATTCCGGGCATTACTCTTTCTGACAGTATTCGTGAAAGAATGGCCCGGGCAGGCGACAATCGGGAGAAAGCCTATCAGGAAGGATTGGCGATTTCTAAAAGACTGATCGATGCTGCCTTTGACTTATTTAATGGAATCTACTTAATTACACCATTTTTAAACTATGAATTAACCGTTGAACTGACAAATTACATTCACAAGAAACAAATTGAGGTCAATGAAAGGAAGATTACGCATGTCTGA
- a CDS encoding DUF3941 domain-containing protein — MPHTSDNDKKAKDNNAKEHERNMMREKNRQKGERQYSKKTDRL, encoded by the coding sequence ATGCCGCATACAAGCGATAACGACAAAAAAGCAAAAGACAATAATGCCAAAGAACATGAAAGAAACATGATGCGCGAGAAAAACCGCCAAAAAGGCGAAAGACAATATTCTAAAAAGACCGACCGTTTATAA